The window TACCCAACGGCCGTAGTACGTCATCAACTCATTAGCTCTTGCTGGTAATGGTAAAGTATTGGCGAGACGGCTCACCTGATAAAGGCCGGCTTTAACGTTGGTTAAGGTGTGACGAGACTTCACAACATCATGTTTATCAAGACATAATTCGGTTGCTAAACGTAAGCCTGCACGCACATCTTCACTCTCAATGATTAAGCTAGATGGTGTTTGTTGAATATCCGTAATAGAGAAAACAGGCGCCCAGTCCAATCCATCTCGGTGTCCTTCTAATGTCGGGCTGCTGAAAACACCGCGCCCGAGCTCTGGGCTCAGCGACATAGCAACATCATTATCAAGGCGACCGTAAGGAACTGGTCTTTGAAGAGAAACACGAAAGTTCGCTAGATCTCCACGAACTGGAACTCCCCAATGCAGAATTTCAGCGAAATCACCAAGTTCAACGATCAGTTGCGAGTCTTTACCCGTGATTTCTACTAGGGGTTTATTCGTCATTTTATTTAACCTTAACGCGTTTAATTACCCCGTATCATAGTTATTGAGCTGAGAGTTTCTGTGATCAAACCCAAAACCATGAAAACGTTTCCATTAAATATTTTAAGATTAATAGAGTCAAATAATACTCCCCAATTCAAAGATTTATGCCAAGCACCATCTCAACTCATATAATCCTGCGCCCAAAGAATAGGGATATCCCACATTAAATAAAGCGCTATAACGTTAAAATAAATAGGAGTTTAACAGCAATTAAACCCTTAAGATTCATTGCTTTATGGTGGCTATGTAATTTGAAAATTGGTTCAAACACATTTCTTCTTGAACTCGCCACACCACACTCGTATTCTTAACCTTTAGAGTACAACTATGAAGTGTCTCCCTGGGTCCTAACTTTTACATTCCAGCTTGACGGTATAGAACGCAATGCCTGTAGCCTAGCTTTGGCATTGAATTTGATACTTGCTTCCTTATCTCACATGCCCAGTTATCATTGACTGGGCTGATTTTCCCCTTAAAAAAGCTCCAATCCCTTGCTAGATATTGCCTCGCATCACTATTATCTATGTTCGAACACAACGAGCAACTTCAACTCTAGCGCACGTTCAACCCCCTCAACACCTCTGAAATAGAAAACGATTCCATTAAAAATCCACAGAAATCTCTATAAAACCGCCAACACAAGCTCAATAACCAGATCAAAATCACACAAAATAATCACAAACCCATCAATAGAGTAAAAATGCCAACCTCATCATGAAAACGTTTCCATTGTTTATTTACACTCTCGCTCGAGTTAGGACTCAAACAGAAAAATATCCACCGGTAAAAATAGAGACACTTCATAAAGCCAGACACTAGCAACAATATTAGATGTCACTGCAAAAAAACCGATGGCCCAATAGAATTATTACCAATATTGAACACTTTAAGAGTAGGAATACCATGAAGGCATTTTCAAACATCATCCAAAGACGCGATTGGGAAAACCCACAGTCTGTGAATATCCACTGCCTTAATGCGCACAGCCCATTATCAAGCTACCGCAGCCTTGAGCACGCTCGAGACGGCATTGAGTCACAACGCAAATCTCTTAATGGGCAATGGAAGTTCAAATACTTTGATGCACCTGAACAAGTTGACGGTGAATTTATCGAAACAAGTTTCAATGACTCACAATGGGACGAGATTACCGTACCATCGAACTGGCAAATGCAAGGCTACGATAAACCTATCTACGCCAACGTAAAATACCCATTTGAAGTGAACCCACCGTTTGTACCGGCAGAAAACCCAACCGGTTGTTACCGCACTCAAATTACGTTGACTAAAAATGACCTAAAGAACACCCAACGTATTATCTTTGATGGCGTCAATTCCGCTTTTCATCTTTGGTGTAATGGCAATTGGGTTGGGTACAGCCAAGATAGCCGCTTACCTGCCGAGTTCGACTTAACTCAGTATCTAACTGTTGGCGATAATACACTGTCTGTTATGGTGATACGTTGGTGTGATGGTAGCTATTTGGAAGACCAAGATATGTGGTGGCTAAGCGGTATTTTCCGTGATGTGACCTTGCTAGCTAAACCAAAGCAGTGCATTGAAGATGTGTTCGTTACGCCTAATTTAGACGCATGCTATCGCGATGGTTCACTGTCTATTGTCACCAAAATTACGGCACCAGACACTTACCAAGTTCAGGTTCAACTGTTTGACGGTGAAAACGCAGTAACTGAGCCGCTTATCGATCGCCCTCATAATCGACGAATTGACGAGCGTGGCACCTACGACGATGTGGTATTCCAAACTCTTCATGTTCGAGATCCGAAGAAATGGAGCGCAGAAGTTCCAAACCTCTACAGAATTGTCGTGTCATTGCTCGATGAACAAGGTAACTACCTAGAAAGTGAAGCTTATCAAGTTGGCTTCCGTAAAGTCGAAATGACAGACGCTCAGCTAAAGCTAAACGGCAAACCGCTATTGATTCGCGGCGTAAACCGTCATGAGCATCACCCAGAATTGGGGCATGTGATGACGGAAGAAGATATGATCCGTGATATCTGCTTAATGAAGCAATACAACTTCAATGCTGTGCGCACGGCTCACTACCCTAATCATCCTCGATGGTACGAACTGTGTGATGAATACGGTTTATATGTGTGTGATGAAGCAAACATCGAGACTCACGGCATGCAGCCGATGAACCGATTATCTGCCGATCCACAATGGGCACACGCGTATATGAGTCGCTATACACAAATGGTGATGCGTGATAAAAACCACGCTTCTATTATCATTTGGTCTTTAGGGAATGAATCCGGATACGGCAGCAGCCACAATGCGATGTATGCATGGTCAAAACAGTATGACCCTTCTCGCCCAGTTCAGTACGAAGGCGGCGGTTCAAACACCACAGCAACCGACATCATTGCTCCAATGTACGCACGTGTTAACAGCACTATCGAAGACGATGCGGTTCCGAAATGGTCTATCAAGAAATGGGTTTCTTTACCTAATGAGCAACGCCCGCTGATCCTTTGCGAATACGCGCACGCAATGGGTAACAGCCTAGGTAGCTTTAATGATTACTGGGATGCATTCCGAGAATACCCTCGCCTACAAGGCGGTTTCATCTGGGATTGGGTTGACCAAGGATTAAGTCAGTGGGATGAGAACGGTGAACACTTCTGGGCTTATGGTGGAGACTTTGGCGACATCATCAACGACCGTCAGTTCTGTATCAACGGTTTGATCTTCCCAGATCGCAGCGTACATCCGACCTTAGAAGAGGCGAAATACTGCCAGAGAATGATCAATGTTACGTTAGCAGAGCAAACTGAAGATCAATGCCGCCTAACGGTAACCAATGAAAACCTGTTCCGAGCGACTGACAATGAAATCTTACGCTGGCAATTGCTCGAAAATGGCATCGTGATTCAATCAGGGCAACAAGTATTATCCGTTGCTGAAGATAGTAAACAAGACCTGGTAATTGACCTTGCTTTCACGCCAAAAGCACAAGCCGAATATCATCTCAACACCGATATTACCCTGACTCATTCAACCAAGTGGGCAGAAGAAGGCCATGTTTGTGCGACGGAGCAATTTGCTTTACGAAACCATGCTGGCTTGCAATTCCCTAGCACTGCAAATGCTTTGGCTCCTAAGTTAAATCAGCAAGACAATAAAGTGGTCGTGTCTAGTCTAGATGAAACACATCAATGGCAATGGGATACAAAGAGTGGATTGTTGACCCACTGGATCGTTGATGGGCAACCGCAAGTTATCAAGGCACCTGTCGATAACTTCTATCGCGCGCCACTTGATAACGATATTGGTATCAGTGAGATAGACAACATCGACCCAAATGCATGGGTTTGTCGTTGGGAACTTGCAGGCATTGGTCAATGGGAACGTCAGTGTACAAGTTGTGTAGTGCAAGCACTCGCAGACTCAGTACAAGTGACGTCAGTATTCGCCTACCAATTTAATGGCCAAATCCAAGCGATTACAAAATGGCAATACACCTTAAATAGCTTAGGTGAAATGAATATCGCGATTGATGTCAACTTAGCCGATCACTTACCACCGATGCCGCGCATTGGTCTTGAGATGGAGCTGCCGTTACCACTCGAAACAGCCAATGAAACTCCAGTTTCGTGGCAGGGATTAGGTCCTTTTGAAAACTATCCAGACCGTTTGGCCGCTGCTCGCTTCGGTTTACATAAACAGACACTGGATCAGATGCACACGCCGTATATATTCCCAACCGATAGCGGTTTACGTTGCGGAACCAAAAACTTGAATGTTGGAAATATCGGGATCAAAGGCGATTTTTCATTCAGTGTGAGTCAGTACAGCCAACGACAATTAACGGATGCTAAGCATACCAATGACCTGACTCGTGAAGAGAAAATCTATGTACGCGTAGATCACCAACATATGGGCGTTGGTGGTGATGATTCTTGGAGTCCAAGTGTTCACCAAGAGTTTCAACTCACCGACAATCAATATCGTTATCAGGTTACGCTGACAAGCGCATCGTAAGTAGATTCGGATCAAGCGACTTGCTTTAAAGCCACTTGGTTCCCTATTACTTTGGGTTACCTGTAATTACACTATTTCACACGACAGCAGTTCAAACGACAACAGTCCACACGCCAATGTGACTCAAAAGCCAAGCTCAAATCTAGAGCTTGGCTTTTTATTTTCAAACTAGTCAGCCAACAAAAAATAAACCATCAAACCTCGTCATATTTGATGTTTAGTATTTGAATTGCCTAACTATCCGTTGTTAAATGTCCAACCACCAGCACACAGCATTATATTCAGAATAAGAGAGCGGAATGGCTACCATTAAAGATGTTGCGAAGGAAGCAGGCGTATCAATCGCGACCACCTCTCGAGTAATCAACAATGCACCTCACACCAGTGAAACCGCAATTACGGCGGTAAAAGCCGCTATGGAAAAACTCGGCTATCGCCCAAATGCCAACGCCCGTGCATTGGTCAGCAAATCTTCAAACGCGATTGGTGTACTGGTTAATGATGTTTCTGCCCCGTTCTTCGGCTCGATGATCAAAGCCATTGATACCGTGGCAAGTGAGCAAGAAAAACAGTTACTGATTGGCAGTGGATATCATGACGCGACCAAAGAGCGTAATGCGATTAACCTGCTTATTAACAGCCGCTGCGAATCACTAGTGGTGCATAGCAAAGGCATTAGCGACGAAGAGTTAGTCAAGCTGGCAAACGAAGTACCCGGCATGGTGCTGATCAATCGTATTGTTCCCGATATCGAAAACCGCTGTATTGCTCTCGACAACCGCCGCGGCTCTTACATCGCGACTGAGTATTTGATTAAAAACGGCCACAAACACATTGGCTACATCTGCTCGAGTCACGATATTGAGGATGCTCACGACCGCTTAGGTGGCTATTTGGATGCATTGAAAGATCACGGTATTGAATCGAACGATGAGTACATAGAATATGGTGAACCTGACGAGCTCGGCGGTGAGCAAGCTATGGTTAACTTAATGGCAAAAAACACAGATATAACTGCCATTGCCACGTATAACGACTACATGGCAGCAGGCTGTTTGGCGTTATTACAAGAAAATGGCGTTCGTATTCCAGAAGATATGTCTGTTATTGGGTTTGATGACGGCCACATTGCTCGCTTCATCTACCCCCGGTTGACCACCATTCGTTACCCAATCCAAGTCATGGCTAATCAAGCGGTTAAGCTCTCTCTGCAACTCGCAAGTGACGAACGTAAAGAGCACCCGGAACATAAGCTATTTATGCCAATTTTAGTCCGCAGAGCCTCTGTTCGAAACATTAATTGAGAGAGCTCAGGTTCATAAACACTAAGTCATTTCGTTCATCGACATTTTTTACAATAAAGAAAATAGGATTGATTCGATGAGTTATCATTGAGTTAATCTTATTTTTC of the Vibrio lentus genome contains:
- a CDS encoding beta-galactosidase, producing MKAFSNIIQRRDWENPQSVNIHCLNAHSPLSSYRSLEHARDGIESQRKSLNGQWKFKYFDAPEQVDGEFIETSFNDSQWDEITVPSNWQMQGYDKPIYANVKYPFEVNPPFVPAENPTGCYRTQITLTKNDLKNTQRIIFDGVNSAFHLWCNGNWVGYSQDSRLPAEFDLTQYLTVGDNTLSVMVIRWCDGSYLEDQDMWWLSGIFRDVTLLAKPKQCIEDVFVTPNLDACYRDGSLSIVTKITAPDTYQVQVQLFDGENAVTEPLIDRPHNRRIDERGTYDDVVFQTLHVRDPKKWSAEVPNLYRIVVSLLDEQGNYLESEAYQVGFRKVEMTDAQLKLNGKPLLIRGVNRHEHHPELGHVMTEEDMIRDICLMKQYNFNAVRTAHYPNHPRWYELCDEYGLYVCDEANIETHGMQPMNRLSADPQWAHAYMSRYTQMVMRDKNHASIIIWSLGNESGYGSSHNAMYAWSKQYDPSRPVQYEGGGSNTTATDIIAPMYARVNSTIEDDAVPKWSIKKWVSLPNEQRPLILCEYAHAMGNSLGSFNDYWDAFREYPRLQGGFIWDWVDQGLSQWDENGEHFWAYGGDFGDIINDRQFCINGLIFPDRSVHPTLEEAKYCQRMINVTLAEQTEDQCRLTVTNENLFRATDNEILRWQLLENGIVIQSGQQVLSVAEDSKQDLVIDLAFTPKAQAEYHLNTDITLTHSTKWAEEGHVCATEQFALRNHAGLQFPSTANALAPKLNQQDNKVVVSSLDETHQWQWDTKSGLLTHWIVDGQPQVIKAPVDNFYRAPLDNDIGISEIDNIDPNAWVCRWELAGIGQWERQCTSCVVQALADSVQVTSVFAYQFNGQIQAITKWQYTLNSLGEMNIAIDVNLADHLPPMPRIGLEMELPLPLETANETPVSWQGLGPFENYPDRLAAARFGLHKQTLDQMHTPYIFPTDSGLRCGTKNLNVGNIGIKGDFSFSVSQYSQRQLTDAKHTNDLTREEKIYVRVDHQHMGVGGDDSWSPSVHQEFQLTDNQYRYQVTLTSAS
- a CDS encoding substrate-binding domain-containing protein; the protein is MATIKDVAKEAGVSIATTSRVINNAPHTSETAITAVKAAMEKLGYRPNANARALVSKSSNAIGVLVNDVSAPFFGSMIKAIDTVASEQEKQLLIGSGYHDATKERNAINLLINSRCESLVVHSKGISDEELVKLANEVPGMVLINRIVPDIENRCIALDNRRGSYIATEYLIKNGHKHIGYICSSHDIEDAHDRLGGYLDALKDHGIESNDEYIEYGEPDELGGEQAMVNLMAKNTDITAIATYNDYMAAGCLALLQENGVRIPEDMSVIGFDDGHIARFIYPRLTTIRYPIQVMANQAVKLSLQLASDERKEHPEHKLFMPILVRRASVRNIN